In the Streptomyces formicae genome, one interval contains:
- a CDS encoding MFS transporter: MSLDSAPSADPADPAVSARRSDAPGARSDEGTRAPRRLPRGAAFPGVAAVFVVFLAASSVPSPLYPIYQQRWHFSAWVLTVVFALYVVGLLGSLLVVGALSDHLGRRPVLAAAIALETVAMVLFLTAGNVTVLALARVLQGIATGAATTTLSATLVDLEPPHARGRAGVITSVSPLTGLALGALGSGVLVEFGPAPTRLVYALLLGAMVLAAVVTALLPETSPRRPGAVASLRPRAALPAHLRADIVPVVPAMIAGWALAGLFLSLGPSVAAQLLGLHSRLVGGVVVTLLAGTGALAVAVLRSRPAPSLLAPASALLGLGVLAALAGTTADLVWLAALGTVVAGVGLGASVLATFGTFARIAGPHERSAVFVSANIICYLGNSLPAVLGGIAVTTLGLRTATEIYALTIVVIVSMAFLLRLNQLRAQRRAVAAPVK, encoded by the coding sequence ATGTCCCTTGACTCTGCTCCATCCGCTGACCCTGCTGACCCCGCTGTATCCGCCCGCCGGTCCGATGCCCCCGGCGCCCGGTCCGACGAAGGCACGAGGGCCCCGCGTCGCCTGCCGCGCGGGGCCGCCTTCCCCGGCGTCGCCGCCGTCTTCGTCGTCTTCCTCGCGGCCTCCAGCGTGCCGTCCCCGCTCTACCCGATCTATCAGCAGCGATGGCACTTCTCGGCGTGGGTGCTGACCGTCGTGTTCGCCCTGTACGTGGTCGGCCTGCTGGGCTCGCTGCTCGTCGTCGGGGCGCTCTCGGACCACCTCGGGCGCCGTCCTGTGCTCGCCGCGGCGATCGCCCTCGAGACGGTCGCGATGGTCCTGTTCCTCACCGCGGGGAACGTGACCGTCCTGGCGCTCGCCCGGGTGCTCCAGGGCATCGCCACCGGGGCGGCGACGACCACCCTGAGCGCCACCCTCGTCGACCTCGAACCACCGCACGCCCGTGGGCGCGCGGGCGTCATCACCTCGGTGTCCCCCCTGACCGGGCTCGCTCTCGGCGCCCTCGGTTCCGGTGTCCTCGTGGAGTTCGGCCCCGCGCCGACCCGGCTGGTCTACGCCCTGCTGCTCGGCGCCATGGTCCTTGCGGCGGTGGTCACCGCGCTCCTGCCGGAGACCTCCCCGCGCCGACCAGGAGCCGTCGCCTCCCTGCGCCCCAGGGCCGCGCTGCCCGCACACCTGCGCGCGGACATCGTGCCGGTGGTGCCCGCGATGATCGCGGGCTGGGCGCTCGCCGGTCTCTTCCTCTCCCTCGGCCCGTCCGTAGCCGCCCAGTTGCTGGGGCTGCACAGCCGCCTGGTCGGCGGCGTCGTGGTGACCCTGCTGGCGGGCACCGGGGCGCTCGCCGTCGCGGTCCTCCGCTCCCGCCCCGCGCCTTCGCTGCTCGCCCCCGCGTCCGCCCTGCTCGGTCTCGGCGTCCTGGCGGCGCTCGCGGGAACCACGGCGGACCTCGTCTGGCTCGCCGCCCTCGGCACCGTCGTCGCGGGCGTCGGCCTCGGCGCCTCGGTCCTCGCGACGTTCGGCACGTTCGCCCGGATCGCCGGGCCGCACGAGCGCAGCGCGGTCTTCGTCTCCGCGAACATCATCTGCTACCTCGGCAACAGCCTGCCCGCCGTGCTCGGCGGCATCGCCGTCACCACCCTGGGGCTGCGGACCGCCACCGAGATCTACGCGCTGACGATCGTCGTGATCGTCTCGATGGCCTTCCTCCTGCGCCTGAACCAGCTGCGCGCACAGCGCCGTGCCGTCGCGGCCCCGGTCAAGTGA
- a CDS encoding alpha/beta fold hydrolase produces the protein MTTTSGRTSKNLTVQRSDHTTIRYTASGPADGSVLVLIHGWGCDRGDFDEVTGHLPENARVLAVDLAEHGASRSGRNVWTMEEFARDVAAVLEAESVATAVVAGHSLGAAVAVEVARLLPGTVSRVVALDGLHYLSLFPAQSEERAEALIGGFRDDFPAAVRGLVEGGSPAGTEPALVDAYFEKMVAVRQPAGLRAMEGLVRWDMDAALRETKQPITVFAIRDLVAREALDRYGDRLDIVLVDLGSHHFPVEAPEATAHLLADMRS, from the coding sequence GTGACGACCACAAGCGGCAGGACCAGCAAGAACCTCACCGTCCAGCGATCGGACCACACCACGATCCGGTACACGGCCAGCGGCCCGGCCGATGGTTCCGTCCTGGTCCTCATCCACGGCTGGGGATGCGACCGAGGTGACTTCGACGAGGTCACCGGCCACCTGCCCGAGAACGCTCGCGTGCTGGCGGTCGACCTCGCCGAGCACGGCGCCTCACGGTCGGGACGGAACGTGTGGACCATGGAGGAGTTCGCCCGGGACGTAGCCGCGGTACTGGAGGCCGAGTCGGTCGCCACGGCCGTCGTGGCCGGGCACTCCCTCGGTGCGGCCGTCGCCGTCGAAGTCGCCCGACTGCTCCCCGGCACCGTCTCGCGCGTCGTCGCGCTCGACGGGCTGCACTACCTGTCCCTGTTCCCGGCGCAGAGCGAGGAACGGGCCGAGGCCCTCATCGGCGGGTTCCGCGACGACTTCCCCGCGGCGGTGCGCGGTCTCGTCGAAGGGGGCTCGCCGGCCGGGACGGAACCGGCCCTCGTGGACGCCTACTTCGAGAAGATGGTCGCCGTGCGCCAGCCCGCGGGCCTGCGTGCCATGGAGGGACTGGTGCGCTGGGACATGGACGCGGCGCTGCGTGAGACGAAGCAGCCGATCACCGTGTTCGCCATCCGCGACCTGGTGGCGCGAGAGGCCCTCGACCGCTACGGGGACCGTCTCGACATCGTGCTCGTCGACCTGGGCAGCCACCACTTCCCGGTGGAGGCCCCCGAAGCCACGGCCCACCTGCTGGCCGACATGCGGAGCTGA
- a CDS encoding serine hydrolase domain-containing protein → MPRKSMRPPLGRAGLAAGVALLMTAQGGPATAAPARVGTVQEAMTVQEAMEELAEVPGIVGVVGGAYVDGRLVGTGSAGSRLLDGKGGKIPADSRFRIWSQTKQMVATVVLRLVEKGELGVDDKLGDLLPEVVEKDLVTRADEITVRQMLRHTSGIPDWYADEPNPDGGEVDPAFDVFDFTTPYRPLDLVTWSRARPRTGEPGETWSYSNTNYTLLGMIIERVTGHTLATELQRHLFGPLKMTRTSLMVKPPDGVKGPHGHGYYPDADGTPRDVDRFNASLAGAGAGAVVSTAHDVSAFNRAFAQGKLLPPELQRILTDRPPVAPGLRAEVRGRCGDDFSITGGSAPGSIALTFYSADGRRQFAMSFTLSVKPSAATIDASKAVEAAFCPSS, encoded by the coding sequence GTGCCCCGTAAGAGCATGCGTCCGCCGCTGGGGCGGGCCGGTCTGGCCGCCGGTGTCGCCCTGTTGATGACGGCCCAGGGCGGGCCCGCCACCGCCGCCCCGGCGCGAGTCGGGACCGTGCAGGAAGCGATGACCGTGCAGGAAGCGATGGAGGAGCTGGCCGAGGTTCCTGGGATCGTGGGCGTCGTCGGCGGCGCCTACGTCGACGGGAGGCTCGTCGGGACGGGCAGCGCGGGCTCGCGGCTGTTGGACGGCAAGGGCGGGAAGATCCCCGCGGACTCCCGCTTCCGGATCTGGTCGCAGACCAAGCAGATGGTGGCCACCGTGGTGCTGCGCCTGGTCGAGAAGGGCGAGTTGGGTGTCGATGACAAGCTCGGCGACCTGCTGCCGGAGGTGGTGGAGAAGGACCTGGTGACGCGGGCCGACGAGATCACGGTGCGGCAGATGCTCCGGCACACCTCCGGCATTCCCGATTGGTACGCCGACGAGCCGAACCCCGACGGCGGCGAGGTGGACCCGGCGTTCGACGTGTTCGACTTCACGACCCCCTACCGGCCGCTGGATCTGGTGACGTGGAGCCGTGCCCGGCCCAGGACCGGGGAACCGGGCGAGACGTGGTCCTACTCGAACACCAACTACACCCTCCTCGGCATGATCATCGAGAGGGTGACCGGCCACACCCTGGCCACCGAGCTGCAGAGGCACCTGTTCGGCCCGCTCAAGATGACCAGGACCTCCCTCATGGTCAAGCCGCCGGACGGCGTCAAGGGCCCGCACGGGCACGGCTATTACCCCGACGCCGACGGCACGCCGCGCGACGTGGACCGGTTCAACGCGAGCCTCGCCGGGGCGGGGGCCGGAGCGGTGGTCTCCACCGCGCACGACGTGAGCGCCTTCAACCGGGCGTTCGCCCAGGGCAAGCTGCTGCCTCCGGAACTCCAACGGATCCTGACCGACCGGCCGCCCGTCGCCCCTGGCCTGCGGGCCGAAGTCCGCGGGCGCTGCGGCGACGACTTCTCCATCACCGGCGGATCAGCTCCCGGCTCCATCGCCCTGACCTTCTACTCGGCGGACGGCCGTCGCCAGTTCGCGATGTCGTTCACCCTGAGCGTCAAGCCCAGCGCGGCGACGATCGACGCGAGCAAGGCCGTGGAGGCCGCCTTCTGCCCGTCGTCCTGA
- a CDS encoding NmrA family NAD(P)-binding protein, whose amino-acid sequence MTHVLVVGGTGAMGSHVIRRLLATTDATVTVPTRRPESARATELAAAAPDRVRLVRSDPAGVEALIGRADRVFANTDFFATGSAVGEYRQGLDLLAAAARAGVERFIWSSLDSAVSLTGHPVPHFDSKAAVAAHIGLMRSEEMLRKEADGWYTDHVSVLTTAPYFENLRDRLAPRPDGRGGLTFRLPLGAARYPLVALDDIAWFACHMFDDWQSWGARDLAVIGDSLTGDEIAAAFARVTGTPSAYVPMPHDELRAAVPDFGHDYAAMFQFFADRDLCARDRDLTLLRRLHPDLMTFEDWLHHTGWTG is encoded by the coding sequence ATGACCCACGTCCTCGTCGTCGGCGGCACCGGAGCCATGGGCAGCCACGTGATCCGTCGCCTGCTGGCCACCACCGACGCCACCGTCACCGTCCCCACCCGCCGCCCGGAGTCCGCCCGCGCCACCGAACTCGCGGCCGCCGCGCCCGACCGCGTGCGACTGGTCCGCTCCGACCCGGCGGGCGTCGAGGCCCTGATCGGCCGGGCCGACCGCGTGTTCGCCAACACCGACTTCTTCGCGACGGGCAGCGCCGTGGGCGAGTATCGGCAAGGGCTCGACCTGCTGGCCGCCGCGGCGCGGGCCGGGGTGGAGCGTTTCATCTGGTCGTCGTTGGACAGCGCGGTGTCCCTGACCGGCCACCCCGTCCCGCACTTCGACAGCAAAGCCGCCGTCGCCGCCCACATCGGCCTGATGCGGTCGGAGGAGATGCTCCGCAAGGAGGCCGACGGCTGGTACACGGACCACGTCTCCGTGCTGACCACGGCGCCGTACTTCGAGAACCTGCGGGACCGGCTCGCCCCGCGACCGGACGGCCGGGGCGGCCTGACCTTCCGGCTCCCCCTCGGCGCCGCCCGCTACCCGCTCGTGGCCCTCGACGACATCGCCTGGTTCGCCTGCCACATGTTCGACGACTGGCAGTCCTGGGGCGCCCGCGACCTCGCGGTGATCGGCGACAGCCTCACCGGCGACGAGATCGCCGCCGCCTTCGCCCGGGTCACGGGCACCCCCAGCGCCTACGTCCCGATGCCGCACGACGAACTGCGCGCCGCCGTCCCCGACTTCGGCCACGACTACGCGGCGATGTTCCAGTTCTTCGCCGACCGCGACCTCTGCGCCCGCGACCGTGACCTCACCCTCCTGCGCCGCCTGCACCCCGACTTGATGACCTTCGAGGACTGGCTGCACCACACCGGATGGACGGGATGA
- a CDS encoding winged helix-turn-helix transcriptional regulator, whose amino-acid sequence MREYSGSVFLADCPARLAIEIIADKWTAVVLFALSRGPCRHGELVDLIGGISRKVLTQTLRRLQGYGLVDRHAEAGKIQYALTDLGRTLVKPIGALTEWAHEHGAAVVGFQESATD is encoded by the coding sequence ATGCGTGAGTACTCCGGCAGCGTCTTCCTCGCCGACTGTCCGGCCCGGCTGGCGATCGAGATCATCGCCGACAAGTGGACGGCGGTCGTGTTGTTCGCGCTGAGCCGAGGACCGTGCAGGCACGGCGAGTTGGTCGACCTGATCGGCGGGATCTCGCGGAAGGTGCTGACCCAGACGCTGCGGCGGTTGCAGGGGTACGGCCTCGTCGACCGGCACGCCGAGGCAGGGAAAATCCAGTACGCGCTGACCGACCTGGGCCGGACGCTGGTCAAGCCAATCGGCGCGCTGACCGAATGGGCTCACGAGCACGGCGCGGCCGTGGTGGGATTCCAGGAGTCCGCGACGGACTGA